Within Paenibacillus albicereus, the genomic segment GCGCGGGCGAGATGGGGCTCGCGCGCAAGCCCGGCACGAGAAGCGACGGCGAGCTGCTGTTCGCCGGAGCGGCGGGCACCCGCCTCCGCCAAGGGACGATCGCCTCGCTGCCGGACGGATCCGCTTCGTTCGCGACCCGCGAGGAGGCGGTCATCGGAGAGGGAAGGCAGGTTCTCGTCCGCGCGTCCGCCGCGTATCCGGGCGCGGCGGGCAATGCGCAGCCCGGCGCGGTCAGCCGCGTGCTGGGCGATCTGGCCGGCATCGTCGCTGTGACCAACCCGAAGGCGTTCGCCGGCGGCGCGGACGAGGAGAGCGACGCTTCGCTGCTCCAGCGGTATCATGACCGCGTCCGCACGCCGGCTACGAGCGGCAATGCCGGGCATTACCGCCAGTGGGCGCTGGAAGTGGAAGGCATCGGCGACGTCAAGGTGTTCGAGGTGTGGCAAGGAGGCGGCACGGTCAAGCTGTCCCTGCTCGGGCCGGACGGCACTCCGGCCAAGGCGGACAAGGTCGAGCTGGCGCGCGCGGCGATCGAAGCGCGGCGGCCGATCGGGGCCAAGGTGACGGTCGCTCCGGCGAGAGGAATCGAGATCAACGTCTCGGCGCGGCTGCGCTTCGTGCCAGGCGTGGAGCTCGAGCCGATCGTCGCCGAGTTCCGTCGGCGGCTGGCCGCCTATCTGGCCGGCCTCGCCTTCAAGAGGGATCGAGTGCCTTTCAACCGCATCGCCGGCATCCTGATCGGCATCGACGAGGTCGACGATTACGTCACCCTGGCCATGAACGGCGGCAGCGCCGACATCGGGCTGGAGGCGGACATGGTGCCGGTGGCGGGAAAGGTCGAGATCGAGTATGGCGCATAGGCTGGCGGAGCAGATGATGGGCATGCTGCCCAAGTATTACGAGGACGCGCTTGCCGCGATCGCGATCATCGAGCGCGAGGCGGCGGAGCTTGAGCTTGCCTCCGGGCAGCTGGACGAGGCGTTCCGCCAGTTTTTCCTCGAGACGGCGACATGGGGGCTGTCCCGCTGGGAAGAGGCATGCGGCGTCCCCGCGAGCGGCGGCAAGCCGTTCGACCAGCGTCGCTCGCTGATTAAGTCGCGGCTGCGGGGAGCCGGCACGGTGACGCTCGCCGTCATCCGCAGCGTCGTCGATTCGTTCGAGAACGGCGAGATTTCGGTCGAGGAAAAATTCAGCGACTGGAAGGTCGTCGTCACGTTCATCGGCAAGCGCGGCGTGCCGCCGAATCTGGCGGACGTGAAGACGGCGGTGCGCGAGATTCTGCCGGCTCATCTACAGCTGGAGTTCCAGTTCACCTACCTGCGATGGGAAGAGCTGGACGCCGCCATGCTGTCCTGGGACGCGCTGGAGAAGCTCGGCCTCGGCTGGGACGCGCTTGAACGTTGGAATCCTGCAGAAGGGAAGTGATCCGTCGTGGCGCAGCTGCCTAGCGGACTCAAGACATTCGAGGCCTCGGACACCGTCCGGAGATCGGCCCAGAATGAGAATATCGAAGTGCTGGACCGGTTCGTCGTCAAGACGAGCTCGTCCAACGTCGCCAAAAACAAGCGCGCCGCCGCGACGGCAGGCGTGCTGAACGGGTTGCCGACGGCCCCGTGGTCGTCCGCGGCGGCCGGAGACGGAGGCCGGTGGGCGCTGCCCGCGGGAGTCGTTTATCCGCAGTCGCTTACGGTCGATCTTGGCCTGCCCTACGCCAGGCTCGAAGGACTCAGCTTCGGCGGGTGGCCGGTCCAGAACGCCGCCTCGCTGCCGAAGGACTTCATCGTCGAGTCGAGCCCGAACGGGACCGATTGGGTCAAGGCGTACGACCATGCCGGCAAGCCGGCTTATGCGCCGCTGTCGTACCTGCCGCTGTCCGCGAGCACGGATTGCAGGTACGTCAGGCTGACGGTCAAGGCATCGGCGTCGGCCGACGGCTCGGCGTCCGTGTCGTGCCTGAGCGTGTTCAGCGCGAGCCACGGCAACCGGGATCTCGATCCGCTCGACGACGAGCGCTCCTGGGGCCTCAACGCGCGGCTGCAAGGACTCGTCGTCATGGGGGAGGGCGCCATTCAGGACGACGGGGCGGGCAAGGTGTCGCTCGACGGCACGCTGATCGTCATGAACCCCGCCTCGGGCAGCTATGTACGGGTGTCGCGGGGCTCGTTCACGCTCGGACCGTGGGACTATCTCTACGTCGATCTTCCTTATGGGACCGCAGGCGAAGTGCCGCCGCAGAAGGGAACGTACCTGGAGAATGGGCGTCCGTACGACCACAAGAACCGATTCGTGCTGGCGCAGCGCAACGGGGTCGGGCTCGTGCACTTCAATCTCGCGCCGTCCTCGCGGCTGGTCGGGACGAATACGCTCGTCCAGCGCTCGCAGACGAGCGCGAACGCGGACTATGCCGCCAGCGCCGCTTATGCGGCCAACGCGGACAAAGTGGATGGCATCCATTTTTCCGCTGCGGGAGGCAGGCTGCAATTCAACGACGGAACGGGGTGGAAGGGCGTGGGAATCAAGCAGGTGCTGCGGGGAGAGACGTCGATCGCAAATCCGAACGACTCGGTCAACGTGCCGATTCCGTGGATCGACCGCTCGAAAAGCTTTCTTCAGGTGACGTCATCCCTTTATCAAGGCAAGAACGATGCCGCGACATCCTCGGGCGTCTATGCCGTGCTGTTCAACGACCGCATCTATCTGTTCGCGGCAGGGCTGCCGGCCGCGCGGACGATCTTCATTTCCTGGGAGGTGATCGAGTTTGCCTAACTTTTACGCGCAAGTCGCTTCGGACGGCCGAGTCATCGGCCGCTGCGAGTATCCGCAGCCGGTCGAACACAGCGCGCTCGTGCCGGTGTCGGAGGAGCAGTACGGCCAGCCCGGCCTGCTGTTCGCCCGCTATAAGGGCGGCCAGCTGTCCGGCACGGCCTCGCTGCTGACGGCCGACAAAGGAGAGCTGTCCGCGGATGGCGTCGATGCCGTCCGCGTGCGTCTGCTCGTCGGGGACTGGATGTCGCGGCTGGACGAAAGCTTCAGCGGCCCGGTCCAGGTGACGGTGCAGGGCCAGTCGCAGGCGATCCAGGCTGTCAAGGGAGCCGCGACGTTCGCGGTGACGAGCCGCGAGCCCGGCCTGCTGCGGATCGCGACGCTGGGTTTGGACCGCAACGCGGAGCTTTATGTGAAGGCGGTGAAGCCCGGTGAGCGATGAAGCGAAGCGCAAGCTCGGAATAGCATCGGGAACGGAAGCCGGCGAGACGCCGGGCATCAACGGCCGGGAGGGAAGCGGCGCTTCTGGAGGGGGAGAAGTCGGCGGCGGACTGATGGAGATCCGCAGCTCGGGCGCGGAAAGCTGGGACTTGCAGCGCCTGCCGGCGGCGGACTCGCTGCCGGTCGGAGCGAGCTTCGCGGTCGCGCCCCGCCCCGAGCGGCTGAGGAGCGAGGAATGGACGGCGAGGGCGCTCGAGCGGGCAAACAAGCCGCCGTCGGAGGCTACCCTGCAGCTCGTCTTCGAGCTGCTGCAGGACGTGCTGCTCGGCCAGCAGCTGCTGGCCGAGCGGCTCGAGCGGCTGGCCGGTTCCGCCGAGGCCGCCCAGGCTGTCGGATCGATGTCCATTCCGTATTTCGGCCAGGGCTCGGTCCGGCTGCCGTCCACGGGCGGCGGACCGCCTGCAGGCGGCGGGAGCGCTTCGTCATGAGCGGCGGTACGGAAGGCTTGCCGCCGGCATTCCGCGAGCCGCTGTCGGCGGAGAGCGGTTCCGCATCGAGCGCGGCGGTGCGGCTCGTGCAGGAGAGGCTCGCCGCGCTCGGCTATGCGGGCATGAACGGGGCGCCGCTGAAGGCGGACGGCTGCTTCGGCCCGAACACGCTGCATGCGGTGAACCGGTTCAAGGAACGAAGCCGTCTCGGCAATACAGGCAGCGCTGCCGGCATCGTCGGGCGGCAGACGTGGGAGGCTCTGTTCTCGTCGTCGGCCGCGCGGGAGGAGCACAAGGCCCGTAGGCGGATCTACTACAGCCAGGAGGATCCGCGCTGGCGCCATGTGCCGTACACAGTCGGGGGCAAGGATACGATCGGCACCTCCGGCTGTGGTCCGACCTGCATGGCGATGGCGGTCGGGAGCCTGACGGACGCTCGTCCGCTGCCGACGGAGCTGGCGGCCTTTTCGATCCAGCGAGGGTACCGGACACGGGCTTCCGGCACGTCCTGGAGCTTTTTCCCGGCGGCGAGCCGCGAGTACGGCCTTACCTGCAAGGCGACGTCTTCCTTCGAAGAGGTGCGTGCGTCCATGCAGCGAGGCGGATTGGCCATCGCCTCCATGAAGCCCGGCCGATTCACGTCGGCAGGGCATTTCATCCTGTTGGTCGAGCCGGCGCGGACGGCGGCGGGAGAGCCGGGCTTTCTCGTCTTCGATCCCAATCCGGACAACCGGCTGTACCGCGGCGCGGTCGACGAGGGCGTGCGGGACGACGGCCGGGTGACGGCGCCGGATGCGCTGCTCCGGCTGGAAGCGAAGCAGGTTTGGATTTTGGCGTCGGATTCGGCCTTGTGACGCATTCTTCTTGACTATTTTGTTGAAAGGCGTGCGAGAGCAGGCGGATGTGGTTAATATAGGAGGTGGATTCAAACCGACAGACCGGGAGTGGACATCGAATCATGGATAACTTCGCAGCGCAGCGGAGCGGAGCGGAGGAGGAACGGACGCCGCGCCAGCCGGGCCGAGCCATGCTGGCCTCAGTCATCAGCCGCAGTCCCAACCCTCTCCTTCTCTTCGATTCCGGCTTCAGGATCATTATGGTCAACCCTGCTTTCCTCCGAGCGTTCGACTGTACGGCCGAGGAGCTCGCAGGCTTCGGAGCCGATGCGTTCGCGCGGCGCTGCTTTCCTGCGGACAGCGTCTGCAAGGCGGAGCTGGCCCGCATCCGGGATCGCGAGCCGATCGATTGCGAGGAGGAGCTGACGGTCGCCGGCGGCGAGCGCCGCACCTTCCGCGTCATCGGCTACGAGCTCGAAGGGGAAGCCGGCTCGGGCGGAGGGTATCTGCTCAGCCTCGAGGACGTCTCCGAGCGCAAGCGGTTCGAGCTTCAGCTGCAGGAATCGGTCGAGCGCTACACCTCGCTCAAGAAATACAATCATGACGCGGTCATATCGCTCGATCTGCAAGGGCGGGTCATCAACTTCAACCAGGAAGCCGCCAGGCTGCTGGGCAAGCCGGCGGAGGAGCTCGCCGGCAAGGATTTTTCGCCGTATCTGCTCGTCGAGGAATCCGGCGGCACTGCCGAGATCGGACCGATCCTCCGGCAGGCCAGCGAGGATACGGCGGCCGAGCGGAAATTTACCGGCATGAGGCACAGCGGCGGACGCATCACGGAAATTCTCGCCTCGATTGCTCCGATCATCATCAACGGGACGACCAAAGGCTATTATCTGATCGCCAAGGATATGAGCGTGCAGAAAAAGCTGCTTATCGACAAGGAAGCGGCCGAAGCGACGAATCGGGCCAAAAACGAGTTTTTATCGATGATGAGCCACGAGATCCGCAATCCGATGAACGGCATTCTCGGCCTGACGCGCATGATGCTCGACACGCCGCTGGAGGGAGAGGCTCGCCAGTATATCGAGCTGATCCGCAAGAGCAGCCATGCGCTGCTCCATATCGTCAACGACACGCTGGACTATACCCGATTGGAGTCGGAAGGGACCGAGCGCGCCGTGGAGCGGCCGTTTCGGCTCGACGAGCTGCTGGATGAGATCATCGCCATCCATATGCCGATCATCGTTCAAAAGGAACTTCGCCTCGAGACCTCGATCGCCAAGGACATGCCGGCGGAGCTGCTCGGAGATCGGGGCAAGCTCGGGCAGGTGCTGCTCAACCTGATCGGCAATGCCGTCAAGTTCACCGATCGCGGGGACATACGAGTCGCCTTCACCTTAAAGGAAGGGGCGGGGGCGTCCTTGCTCGTCGAGGGCGAGGTATCCGACACGGGCGTCGGAATTACGGAGTTCGAGCAGCAGCAGCTGTTCCACCCTTTCCGCCGCATCGGCGCCTACATGACCCGGACGGAGGAAGGCAGCGGCCTAGGCCTCGCCATATCCCGGCGGCTCGTCGAGCTTATGGGAGGAGCGATCGAGGTCGAGTCGACTCCGGGCCAGGGCTCGCGCTTCCGCTTCCGCTTCGCGGCGAAGGCCGTGGAGGCTCGGCCGTCGTCGGGACAAGCCGAGCCTTCGCCCGAATCGGACGGTCCGCTGCGCGTGCTCGTCGGCGAGGACAATGAGATCAACCAGCTCGTCATCCGCAAGATGCTCGAAAAGTCCGGGCATGCCGTCCGAGTCGTCTCCAACGGCGCCGAAGTGCTGGAGGCGCTGCAGGAGGAAGGACCGTACGATCTGCTGCTGCTCGACATCTTGATGCCGGTGCTCGGCGGCTTCGAGACGATGGCCGCGATGCAGAAGATGAAGCTGGAGCAGCCGCCGTATGTCGTGGCCGTGACGGCCAACGCGCTGCGCGGCGACCGGGAAGC encodes:
- a CDS encoding baseplate J/gp47 family protein, encoding MFEQQTKQAILERMLAAVPTELDRRPGSVVHDMLSPAAIELAQLYVRLDQVLDWGFAGPEQPGAYLDLRAGEMGLARKPGTRSDGELLFAGAAGTRLRQGTIASLPDGSASFATREEAVIGEGRQVLVRASAAYPGAAGNAQPGAVSRVLGDLAGIVAVTNPKAFAGGADEESDASLLQRYHDRVRTPATSGNAGHYRQWALEVEGIGDVKVFEVWQGGGTVKLSLLGPDGTPAKADKVELARAAIEARRPIGAKVTVAPARGIEINVSARLRFVPGVELEPIVAEFRRRLAAYLAGLAFKRDRVPFNRIAGILIGIDEVDDYVTLAMNGGSADIGLEADMVPVAGKVEIEYGA
- a CDS encoding putative phage tail protein; its protein translation is MAHRLAEQMMGMLPKYYEDALAAIAIIEREAAELELASGQLDEAFRQFFLETATWGLSRWEEACGVPASGGKPFDQRRSLIKSRLRGAGTVTLAVIRSVVDSFENGEISVEEKFSDWKVVVTFIGKRGVPPNLADVKTAVREILPAHLQLEFQFTYLRWEELDAAMLSWDALEKLGLGWDALERWNPAEGK
- a CDS encoding discoidin domain-containing protein, encoding MAQLPSGLKTFEASDTVRRSAQNENIEVLDRFVVKTSSSNVAKNKRAAATAGVLNGLPTAPWSSAAAGDGGRWALPAGVVYPQSLTVDLGLPYARLEGLSFGGWPVQNAASLPKDFIVESSPNGTDWVKAYDHAGKPAYAPLSYLPLSASTDCRYVRLTVKASASADGSASVSCLSVFSASHGNRDLDPLDDERSWGLNARLQGLVVMGEGAIQDDGAGKVSLDGTLIVMNPASGSYVRVSRGSFTLGPWDYLYVDLPYGTAGEVPPQKGTYLENGRPYDHKNRFVLAQRNGVGLVHFNLAPSSRLVGTNTLVQRSQTSANADYAASAAYAANADKVDGIHFSAAGGRLQFNDGTGWKGVGIKQVLRGETSIANPNDSVNVPIPWIDRSKSFLQVTSSLYQGKNDAATSSGVYAVLFNDRIYLFAAGLPAARTIFISWEVIEFA
- a CDS encoding C39 family peptidase — its product is MSGGTEGLPPAFREPLSAESGSASSAAVRLVQERLAALGYAGMNGAPLKADGCFGPNTLHAVNRFKERSRLGNTGSAAGIVGRQTWEALFSSSAAREEHKARRRIYYSQEDPRWRHVPYTVGGKDTIGTSGCGPTCMAMAVGSLTDARPLPTELAAFSIQRGYRTRASGTSWSFFPAASREYGLTCKATSSFEEVRASMQRGGLAIASMKPGRFTSAGHFILLVEPARTAAGEPGFLVFDPNPDNRLYRGAVDEGVRDDGRVTAPDALLRLEAKQVWILASDSAL
- a CDS encoding PAS domain-containing hybrid sensor histidine kinase/response regulator; its protein translation is MDNFAAQRSGAEEERTPRQPGRAMLASVISRSPNPLLLFDSGFRIIMVNPAFLRAFDCTAEELAGFGADAFARRCFPADSVCKAELARIRDREPIDCEEELTVAGGERRTFRVIGYELEGEAGSGGGYLLSLEDVSERKRFELQLQESVERYTSLKKYNHDAVISLDLQGRVINFNQEAARLLGKPAEELAGKDFSPYLLVEESGGTAEIGPILRQASEDTAAERKFTGMRHSGGRITEILASIAPIIINGTTKGYYLIAKDMSVQKKLLIDKEAAEATNRAKNEFLSMMSHEIRNPMNGILGLTRMMLDTPLEGEARQYIELIRKSSHALLHIVNDTLDYTRLESEGTERAVERPFRLDELLDEIIAIHMPIIVQKELRLETSIAKDMPAELLGDRGKLGQVLLNLIGNAVKFTDRGDIRVAFTLKEGAGASLLVEGEVSDTGVGITEFEQQQLFHPFRRIGAYMTRTEEGSGLGLAISRRLVELMGGAIEVESTPGQGSRFRFRFAAKAVEARPSSGQAEPSPESDGPLRVLVGEDNEINQLVIRKMLEKSGHAVRVVSNGAEVLEALQEEGPYDLLLLDILMPVLGGFETMAAMQKMKLEQPPYVVAVTANALRGDREACLEAGMDDYLSKPIRRDKLEEALAAFRISAKARPSRS